One window of Mastacembelus armatus chromosome 20, fMasArm1.2, whole genome shotgun sequence genomic DNA carries:
- the LOC113121814 gene encoding patched domain-containing protein 3, producing MGWRRTDCLSKPLTDIFEKLGSLVGTWPFCFFIIPVIISAALGGGFIFLKDREDNDLERQFTPRKGPSKATRAFVRENFPYNDSMFSKDRLYDKGNFASFIAVSTNNSNILAIPAFEDIIALNNRILNITVDNGRVGFSELCAKANGQCVSNVILEIVSLNESDQTSITYPVHTHRSSSVFLGSVLGGVITDTNNSVISAQAVKLFYYLEDQESTKELSKLWLRAFKKLFSENNSKYTYVSFCTSKSKQEEIDSHTTDGFPLFLITYACAITFSVISCLRRDNVRNKMCVAVFGVFTSGLAVLSSFGLLLYIGVPFVITVANSPFLILGIGLNNMFIIVSDWKHTHVKDPVPKRMAHTYKEAIMSITITALTDVLKFFIGVMSDFPSVQSFCLYTSTSIIFCYIYTVTFFGAFLALNGRREASNRHWLTCMKIPSDSPDQCSEIYNICCVGGDYDENTGAEKKQLVSRFFRDYYAPFLIKPWVKGVVILFYLAYLVTSIYGCFHIQQGVELYDLAADNSHVTIYNKKQRQYFSDYGPTVMVIVSEKFPYWDKAKRYQLQDCIEEFKRLQFVNETIYTSWLDSYLLYGQEQHLNIDDKDVFLKNLSTFFDLFPFFKQDVNLTGDAIYSSRFFIQTVNIANASMEIHMLKSLKATTESCHVASLLVYHQEFIFYDQYNVVVSSTIKNVSVITAVMLVVSLLLIPNPICSLWVTYSIGSVTAGVTGFMALWDVSLDSISMIIFTVSIGFTVDFSAHVSYAFVSSNKTSPSDKVVDALSTLGYPILQGAFSTILGVSVLATSEFHIFRTFFKIFFLVMFIGMVHGLVFIPVFLTSFTCSSNKCESTDKNLKISKL from the exons ATGGGTTGGAGACGCACAGACTGCCTTTCAAAGCCTCTGacagacatttttgaaaaacTTGGATCACTTGTGGGCACCtggcctttttgttttttcataattCCTGTAATCATCTCTGCAGCGCTCGGTGGTGGCTTCATTTTTCTCAAAGACAGGGAGGACAATGATCTTGAACGGCAGTTCACCCCCAGGAAAGGACCCTCAAAGGCAACAAGAGCTTTTGTCAGAGAAAACTTTCCATACAATGACTCCATGTTTTCAAAAGACAGGCTGTATGACAAGGGAAACTTTGCATCGTTCATCGCTGTGTCAACTAACAATTCTAATATACTAGCAATTCCTGCCTTTGAGGACATCATTGCACTCAACAACAGGATCCTCAATATCACTGTGGATAATGGAAGAGTGGGATTCAGCGAGTTATGTGCAAAAGCCAACGGACAATGTGTCTCAAATGTCATTTTGGAAATCGTTAGTTTAAATGAAAGTGATCAAACCAGCATCACCTACcctgtacatacacacagatccAGTTCAGTCTTTCTGGGTTCTGTACTAGGAGGGGTTATCACAGATACCAACAACTCAGTCATCAGTGCTCAGGCTGTTAAGCTCTTCTACTACTTAGAGGATCAAGAAAGCACAAAGGAACTCTCCAAATTATGGCTGCGAGCATTTAAAAAACTCTTTTCAGAGAACAACAGCAAATACACTTAT GTGTCTTTCTGCACCTCCAAATCCAAGCAGGAGGAGATTGACAGTCACACCACAGATGGCTTCCCTTTATTCCTCATTACTTATGCCTGTGCTATCACCTTCTCTGTGATATCCTGCCTGAG AAGAGACAATGTGAGGAACAAGATGTGTGTGGCTGTCTTTGGCGTCTTCACCTCCGGCCTGGCTGTCCTCTCATCTTTTGGTTTGCTGCTTTACATCGGAGTGCCATTTGTTATTACCGTCGCAAACTCTCCTTTTCTAATTCTTG GAATTGGTTTGAACAACATGTTCATAATAGTATCTGACTGGAAGCACACTCATGTGAAAGACCCAGTGCCAAAGCGGATGGCGCACACTTATAAAGAAGCTATCATGTCTATCACCATCACTGCCCTGACTGATGTGCTGAAGTTCTTCATAGGCGTCATGTCTGACTTCCCGTCAGTGCAGTCGTTCTGTCTGTACACCAGCACTTCTATCATATTTTGTTACATCTACACAGTCACCTTCTTTGGAGCCTTTTTGGCTCTAAATGGGAGGAGGGAAGCCAGCAACAGACACTGGCTGACCTGCATGAAAATACCATCAGACAGTCCTGATCAATGTTCGGAGATATATAACATCTGCTGTGTGGGTGGTGACTATGATGAAAACACTggagcagagaaaaaacaacTAGTGAGTAGGTTTTTTCGGGATTACTATGCCCCATTTTTGATTAAACCATGGGTTAAGGGAGTTGTAATATTGTTTTACTTAGCATATTTAGTTACAAGTATTTATGGATGTTTCCACATACAACAAGGGGTTGAGCTTTATGATCTGGCAGCTGATAACTCCCATGtaacaatatacaataaaaagcagagacaaTATTTTTCTGATTATGGTCCAACGGTGATGGTTATCGTGAGTGAGAAATTCCCATATTGGGATAAGGCCAAGAGGTACCAACTTCAGGACTGCATAGAGGAATTTAAAAGGCTCCAGTTTGTAAATGAGACTATCTATACATCCTGGCTAGACTCTTATTTATTATATGGGCAAgaacaacatttaaatattgatgataaagatgtttttctcaAAAATCTATCtacattttttgatttatttccttttttcaaGCAAGATGTGAATCTCACTGGTGATGCCATTTATTCATCCCGGTTCTTCATTCAGACTGTTAATATTGCAAATGCCAGCATGGAAATTCACATGCTTAAAAGTCTGAAAGCCACCACAGAAAGTTGCCATGTAGCGTCTTTATTGGTCTATCACCAGGAATTCATCTTTTATGACCAGTACAATGTAGTGGTGAGCAGCACGATTAAAAACGTTAGTGTGATCACAGCAGTGATGTTAGTTGTCTCTCTCCTGTTAATTCCTAACCCCATCTGCTCATTATGGGTCACTTACTCCATTGGATCAGTGACTGCGGGGGTGACAGGTTTCATGGCACTGTGGGACGTCAGCCTTGATTCCATTTCCATGATTATTTTTACGGTCAGCATCGGCTTCACTGTTGATTTCTCTGCTCATGTGTCTTATGCCTTTGTGTCCAGCAACAAGACAAGTCCCAGTGACAAAGTGGTGGATGCTCTCTCCACTTTAGGCTATCCCATCCTTCAAGGTGCCTTTTCAACTATTTTAGGGGTGTCTGTGTTGGCTACATCTGAGTTTCATATCTTCAGAACATTTTTTAAGATTTTCTTTCTCGTCATGTTTATCGGCATGGTTCACGGTCTTGTTTTCATCCCAGTATTTCTGACAtcttttacatgcagctcaaataaatgtgaaagtaCAGACAAGAATCTGAAGATCAGCAAATTGTGA
- the thnsl1 gene encoding threonine synthase-like 1, translating into MGSLNASQFATRCYQGLFTISKSWLCTKAPLVGVRNILLMGPPGAGKTTVGKIVAHKLGLPVIDVDDDILETTWKMPVAAKLEAVGGERFLEEEGQALCNFSASGCVVSLTGSNPLHSAAMQHIRQTGLVVYLDVDSEDIIQRLTRMKVNRIVGQESGVSMRDILHYRKQFYEKWLDVRVLCGRGDTVEGVVEKVLKAVERYQNHAAETYVSTRCDSEGSSNEKTHFSDVVVEGLATDGGLYVPKNGFPKISASEWMRLIEMSYPERALVLLEKCIHPLDISPLDLRTMVFKAYGSNFSSEVVAPVKHLNHNYYIQELFHGPTASFKDLALQLMPQLFSYCLAPMCNYLILVATSGDTGSAVLSGFSRLSGTNRHRTGVLVFFPEKGVSDIQKLQMTHFREGNVRAVGIRSDFDFCQSAIKRMFAESGYLAVEYGTVLSSANSINWARLLPQVVYHCSAYLDLCRDGVIKFGEPTDVCIPTGNFGNAMSAIYSKQMGIPIRKVICASNHNHIITDFITTGKYDLRGRPLMLSHSPAIDILKSSNLERFIYHVSDGDSHLVKGLFTRLDRKQHFQVPEPLLGRIQQEVMASWCSEDDCLAAIQSIHTQTGYVMDTHTAVAKVVADRLQDGSCPVVLCSTAHYGKFAPAVFKALQIQNIPEDPAEQLKKLELTASRPELHRDMMKCLKASSRSEHTVCQADYSVLVEEMEGMIHDCFLKVM; encoded by the exons ATGGGTTCACTGAATGCAAGTCAGTTTGCTACCAGATGCTACCAGGGTCTCTTTACAATATCAAAATCATGGCTTTGCACCAAAGCACCCCTTGTGGGAGTCAGGAACATCCTACTCATGGGTCCTCCAGGAGCAGGGAAAACCACAGTGGGCAAGATAGTGGCCCACAAGCTGGGACTTCCTGTCATTGATGTTGATGACGACATCTTGGAGACCACATGGAAGATGCCTGTTGCTGCCAAGCTGGAAGCGGTCGGTGGAGAGCGGTTCCTGGAGGAGGAAGGTCAAGCCTTGTGTAACTTCTCTGCTTCTGGCTGTGTCGTGTCCCTGACGGGCTCTAACCCTTTACACTCTGCAGCAATGCAGCACATCAGACAGACTGGACTGGTCGTCTACCTGGACGTGGACAGTGAGGACATCATACAGAGACTCACCAGGATGAAGGTGAACAGGATAGTGGGCCAGGAGTCAGGGGTATCCATGAGGGATATTCTGCATTATAGGAAACAGTTTTATGAGAAATGGCTTGATGTGCGGGTGCTGTGTGGAAGAGGGGACACAGTGGAGGGAGTGGTGGAGAAAGTGCTGAAAGCAGTGGAAAGATATCAGAACCATGCTGCGGAAACATATGTGTCAACCAGATGTGACAGCGAGGGATCATccaatgaaaaaacacactttagTGATGTGGTTGTAGAGGGTCTGGCTACAGATGGAGGCCTCTATGTTCCCAAAAATGGATTCCCAAAGATCAGTGCTTCTGAATGGATGAGACTAATAGAGATGTCATACCCAGAAAGGGCATTAGTTTTACTTGAAAAGTGCATACATCCACTGGATATCTCTCCTTTGGATCTCAGAACGATGGTATTCAAAGCATATGGATCAAACTTTTCCAGTGAGGTTGTTGCACCTGTAAAACATCTCAACCACAATTATTATATTCAGGAACTTTTTCATGGTCCCACTGCCTCATTTAAAGACCTTGCTTTGCAACTGATGCCCCAGCTCTTCAGCTACTGCCTCGCACCAATGTGCAATTACCTGATCTTGGTAGCCACGTCTGGGGACACAGGAAGTGCTGTGCTTAGTGGCTTCAGCAGGCTCAGTGGCACTAACAGACACAGGACTGGAGTGCTGGTGTTTTTCCCAGAGAAAGGAGTGAGTGACATTCAGAAACTCCAGATGACGCACTTTAGAGAGGGGAATGTGAGAGCAGTCGGCATCCGGTCAGACTTTGACTTCTGTCAGAGCGCCATTAAGAGGATGTTTGCAGAGTCTGGGTACCTCGCTGTGGAGTATGGCACAGTCCTCAGCAGCGCCAACTCCATCAACTGGGCACGTTTGTTGCCTCAG GTGGTCTACCATTGCTCAGCCTATCTGGATCTGTGCAGAGACGGTGTTATCAAGTTTGGGGAGCCAACTGATGTTTGTATCCCTACTGGTAACTTTGGTAATGCCATGTCAGCTATTTACTCTAAGCAAATGGGCATCCCGATAAGAAAAGTCATCTGTGCGTCCAACCACAACCACATCATCACAGACTTTATCACCACAGGCAAATACGATCTCCGAGGCCGGCCTCTGATGCTCTCCCACTCTCCAGCTATAGATATCCTGAAATCTTCCAACCTTGAGAGGTTTATCTATCATGTCTCAGATGGAGACAGCCATCTTGTCAAGGGCCTGTTTACACGCTTAGACAGAAAGCAACACTTTCAAGTTCCTGAGCCTCTTCTTGGCAGGATACAGCAGGAAGTGATGGCTAGCTGGTGCTCTGAAGATGACTGCTTGGCTGCCATCCAGAGTATTCACACACAGACGGGCTACgttatggacacacacaccgCCGTGGCTAAAGTCGTGGCTGACAGGCTGCAGGACGGTTCATGCCCTGTGGTGCTTTGTTCCACTGCTCACTATGGGAAATTTGCTCCTGCTGTGTTCAAAGCTTTACAAATCCAAAATATTCCAGAGGATCCTGCGGAACAGCTGAAGAAGCTGGAATTGACTGCATCCAGACCAGAATTGCACAGAGACATGATGAAATGCCTGAAGGCAAGCAGCAGGAGTGAACACACTGTTTGTCAGGCAGATTACAGTGTGTTGGTAGAAGAGATGGAGGGCATGATACATGACTGTTTTTTGAAAGTTATGTAg
- the enkur gene encoding enkurin: MSDMHPPESVYNLIPEDKVHIHKPPRYMSKFRPMVVLEKKLTKDTMKTMGPAKVEVTPPENYLKKHSKEPKLLEQTQSSKVLCTTCTMKKPAVPKRTEQPPMGIHTKRDFLRTTTAVPMRPQPTYVDSKKGHKQHLENSGLVPKYIKKKDYGEVPEYLHKRNEEEQRAQEEYDNFVKEQKEQGAMKHLSDVERQAILEGLKKNWDELHHEYQGLSLVTNTLSKKARKERLEIAMKQLENDIDLFERFKTIYIPNN; the protein is encoded by the exons ATGTCTGATATGCATCCACCAGAGAGCGTCTACAATCTTATTCCTGAGGATAAGGTCCATATCCATAAGCCGCCGAG GTATATGTCCAAGTTTAGGCCAATGGTTGTTCTTGAGAAAAAGTTAACCAAAGATACAATGAAAACAATGGGACCAGCAAAGGTAGAGGTGACACCCCCAGAAAATTACCTCAAGAAGCATTCAAAAGAGCCCAAACTCCTTGAAC aaacacaaagctCTAAAGTGCTTTGTACCACATGCACTATGAAGAAACCAGCTGTCCCTAAGAGGACAGAGCAGCCGCCTATGGGCATCCACACCAAGAGAGACTTTTTAAGGACAACTACAGCAGTGCCGATGAGGCCTCAGCCTACCTATGTAGACAGCAAAAAGGGACACAAGCAGCATCTTGAAAATTCAGGACTTGTCCCCAAATACATCAAGAAAAAG GATTATGGAGAAGTACCTGAGTACCTGCACAAACGCAATGAGGAAGAGCAGAGGGCTCAGGAGGAGTATGACAACTTTGTGAAGGAACAGAAGGAGCAGGGAGCCATGAAACACCTGTCTGACGTGGAGCGACAAGCCATCCTGGAG GGCCTGAAAAAGAACTGGGATGAGCTGCATCACGAGTACCAGGGCCTCTCTCTTGTCACCAACACCCTATCAAAGAAAGCTCGCAAGGAGCGTCTTGAAATCGCAATGAAGCAGCTGGAAAATGACATCGACCTCTTTGAGAGATTCAAAACAATCTACATACCAAATAactaa